In Marasmius oreades isolate 03SP1 chromosome 1, whole genome shotgun sequence, one DNA window encodes the following:
- a CDS encoding uncharacterized protein (CAZy:GT1): MARKHPLQPILHDPAIAPTIDTSPHSLGYPEPVTHENDPSASRVKRLSSAVEKLGRSLSAKASPRSPSPTSPPRRIFTLNRKGKECVKSEEALSVSAPSISSTTPRTTSVMTPPIQSTDDSPFITPPSPTLRPSLSAFRGTGSMRAGTQTLIQALQAIPWSADPEDESEDECAVDSRPKQSLASSIHTIHRPIARSMRLSISGQRSRPGLLEAEDEPLSEEVETSQSDDDTLDFEEEITTPLPPPIKPQGDVFERVHMSRTGSMATVRLQRRARLALKLREVFELEGIAEVRAEIPCWLLRSVLLQGYMYLTNTYLCFFAHMPAREDQILKSGSLNKKAQRTKRWIKHWFVLKNDALSWYQSSSDPYFPHGIVDLRYAISCEPVGEKGFRVRTHQKTVSLNADSVPSREEWVKAIRKVIFKAQNMGDSVKIAIPYSAILDVDKSEAMDFSETIEVKVYDKEASDHFSVDSYFFAYFHDISGSLEQIRNAVRLQRTNPGNGREPVLDTTTSRSTITQPDRPSSMPPSSSSVFRISSLLRPFQESKSNTTITSSRSAPEVPEEFTHISRRIDSTSFVPVTTSGSPGPSKDHSPSASESSSQILTPTQSNIEKSHTYPPSTRTTSPVGLDAPLPLPRGVGASTTTITNITSSTSMNSWLGVPGWLKVSRPRPLFGTSSSEASSLQVNPPDGKVQEMYSSTGGSVLGSKWGGTGDLAYSILDTPENPVDEEMVEKFRTAFAYDEKETLLGYFSGYIFRLLPVYGRLYISTNYFCFKSTGPLNSRTRMTLPIRDILSVEMSKGTRFGHHGLIIIIKGHEELFFEFGAEDRRGAFVALLQRQMDDVRRRITCGEVPEPTQGQRDALILEEFEPAHACRDLAEPPMPENMSDSLPAVMFTSASSTFLTFKPQKSLHFTFLTIGSRGDVQPYIALAKGLKADGHRVRIATHGEFKEWIEAHDIEFGYVGGDPAELMRICVENGTFTVSFLKEGLLKFRGWLEDLLKTSWEACQGTDILIESPSAMGGYHIAEALAIPYFRAFTMTWTRTRAYPHAFAVPERKMGGSYNYMSYVMFDQVFWRAISGQINRWRRNVLHLGGTSLDKMEPHKIPFLYNFSPHVVPPPLDWPEWIRVTGYWFLDDADVSSTKWTPPNDLLEFLELARTQNKKVVYIGFGSIVVSDPRSMTRCIIDSIVQSGVYAVLSKGWSDRLHVKASDASEPEEPLPKQIYSISSIPHDWLFQRIDAACHHGGAGTTGASLRAGIPTVIKPFFGDQFFWADRVEALGVGTGVRKLTVESLTEALLTATTDLKQIDRAKLLGEEIRAENGVATAIESIYRDLEYAKSLIKHNSADTDDETSDLDDGDGTIRDQDLPQTRSTWSGRSSSGSARGDGAPSEDWSVISDQDDRRLSFSSRHSEGKQPSTDRSKRASIAAAMLSVLPDSFPGSPRRRTVSTGSRQ; encoded by the exons ATGGCGAGAAAACACCCTTTACAGCCAATTCTTCACGATCCTGCCATCGCACCGACTATCGATACCTCTCCTCACTCCCTCGGTTATCCTGAACCTGTTACCCATGAGAACGACCCATCCGCGAGCCGTGTGAAACGCCTTTCGTCGGCTGTGGAGAAGTTGGGAAGAAGTTTGAGTGCGAAAGCTTCTCCTCGTTCTCCTTCTCCGACAAGTCCACCCAGGCGGATATTCACCCTCAATCGCAAAGGAAAAGAGTGTGTGAAGAGTGAAG AGGCCCTCTCTGTCAGTGCACCATCCATTTCCTCCACAACTCCACGAACTACCTCAGTCATGACCCCGCCGATACAGTCGACAGATGACTCGCCGTTCATTACCCCACCCTCACCGACTCTTAGACCTTCTCTCAGTGCCTTTCGCGGTACCGGATCTATGCGAGCAGGTACCCAAACTCTGATCCAAGCTTTACAAGCTATACCTTGGAGCGCGGATCCCGAAGATGAATCAGAGGATGAGTGTGCAGTGGATTCTCGACCCAAGCAAT CCCTTGCCTCGTCTATCCACACAATCCACCGTCCAATCGCACGTTCTATGCGCCTAAGCATTTCTGGGCAACGTTCGAGGCCAGGGCTACTCGAAgctgaggatgaacctttgtCAGAGGAAGTAGAAACATCTCAATCGGACGATGACACGCTCGATTTCGAGGAAGAAATAACCACACCTTTACCGCCACCCATCAAGCCTCAAGGGGATGTCTTCGAACGCGTCCACATGAGTCGTACTGGGAGTATGGCAACTGTGAGGCTGCAGCGCAGAGCCAGACTTGCCCTAAAACTGCGAGAAGTGTTCGAGCTGGAAGGCATTGCAGAAGTCCGGGCAG AAATACCTTGTTGGCTGTTGCGATCTGTCT TGTTACAAGGTTATATGTACCTTACAAACACATATCTGTGTTTCTTTGCTCACATGCCGGCAAGAGAG GATCAAATCCTGAAATCTGGGTCATTAAATAAGAAGGCACAGCGCACAAAACGTTGGATCAAGCACTGGTTTGTACTCAAGAATGACGCTTTGAGCTGGTACCAGTCATCCTCT GATCCTTACTTCCCTCATGGGATCGTGGATTTACGCTACGCCATATCGTGTGAACCTGTCGGCGAGAAAGGCTTTCGAGTTCGCACGCACCAGAAGACAGTGTCTTTAAACGCAGACTCGGTACCTAGTCGTGAGGAATGGGTCAAGGCAATACGAAAGGTTATCTTCAAAGCTCAGAACATGGGGGACAGCGTGAAA ATTGCAATTCCATATTCTGCAATCCTCGACGTGGACAAGTCGGAAGCTATGGATTTCAGCGAGACGATAGAGGTCAAAGTCTATGACAAGGAGGCGTCCGATCACTTCTCTGTCGATTCCTACTTCTTCGCATACTTCCACGATATTTCAGGGTCACTTGAACAGATACGGAACGCGGTTCGTCTCCAGAGAACCAACCCTGGTAATGGTCGAGAGCCAGTTCTCGATACTACTACTTCCCGCTCCACGATCACTCAACCAGATAGACCTTCAAGTATGCCTCCATCTTCGAGTTCGGTCTTCAGAATTTCCTCTCTGTTACGACCATTTCAAGAGTCAAAATCCAACACCACCATCACTTCCAGTCGATCAGCACCCGAAGTCCCAGAAGAGTTCACCCATATTTCGCGACGGATCGACTCTACCTCCTTTGTTCCAGTCACGACCAGTGGTTCGCCTGGCCCATCGAAAGACCATTCACCCAGCGCGAGTGAATCCTCGTCCCAGATTCTCACACCTACACAGTCTAACATCGAAAAGAGTCACACCTATCCACCGTCAACAAGAACTACCTCTCCTGTCGGCTTAGATGCTCCACTTCCACTGCCACGTGGAGTTGGTGCCTCTACCACAACGATCACGAACATAACATCCAGCACAAGTATGAACTCGTGGCTTGGTGTCCCCGGATGGCTGAAGGTTTCCAGGCCGAGGCCGTTGTTTGGGACCAGCTCTTCTGAGGCAAGCTCCCTTCAAGTAAATCCGCCCGATGGTAAGGTACAGGAGATGTACTCTTCGACGGGGGGTTCCGTTCTCGGTAGCAAGTGGGGCGGAACTGGTGATTTGGCTTACAGTATTCTGGATACTCCTGAAAATCCGGTTGACGAAGAGATGGTTGAGAAATTTAGAACAGCGTTTGCTTACGACGAGAAGGAGACCCTACTTGGAT ATTTTTCCGGTTATATCTTCCGCCTCCTGCCGGTATACGGAAGGCTATATATCTCGACTAATTATTTCTGCTTTAAATCTACTGGTCCTCTTAATTCACGGACAAGG ATGACTCTACCTATACGTGATATCCTCTCCGTGGAAATGTCCAAAGGCACTAGATTTGGACATCATGGCCTCATAATTATCATCAAAGGACACGAAGAACTATTTTTCGAATTTGGTGCGGAGGATAGGCGTGGCGCTTTTGTGGCGCTTTTGCAACGTCAAATGGACGATGTCAGGCGTCGTATTACTTGTGGTGAAGTTCCAGAGCCAACTCAGGGGCAGCGTGATGCTCTTATATTAGAAGAGTTTGAGCCCGCTCACGCCTGCCGTGACCTGGCCGAGCCTCCCATGCCTGAAAATATGTCCGACTCGTTACCAGCGGTCATGTTTACATCCGCTTCATCAACGTTCCTTACATTCAAGCCACAAAAGTCATTACATTTCACATTCCTTACAATTGGTTCAAGAGGAGACGTTCAACCTTACATCGCTCTCGCTAAGGGTTTGAAAGCTGATGGCCATAGGGTCAGAATAGCTACACACGGAGAGTTCAAGGAGTGGATTGAAGCG CACGATATAGAATTTGGTTACGTCGGAGGAGATCCTGCAGAATTGATGAGAATATGTGTCGAGAATGGGACATTTACCGTTTCGTTCCTCAAAGAAGGACTCCTGAAG TTCCGAGGATGGCTGGAGGATCTCCTGAAAACTTCGTGGGAGGCTTGTCAAGGCACGGATATCCTGATCGAAAGTCCAAGTGCTATGGGAGGCTACCACATTGCCGAGGCACTAGCTATTCCATATTTCAGAGCGTTCACCATGACCTGGACTCGAACCAG AGCTTACCCACACGCCTTCGCGGTTCCTGAACGAAAG ATGGGTGGTAGCTATAACTACATG TCCTATGTCATGTTCGATCAAGTCTTCTGGCGTGCCATTTCAGGACAAATCAACCGTTGGCGTAGGAATGTCCTTCATCTCGGTGGCACGAGCCTCGATAAGATGGAACCTCACAAGATACCATTCCTTTATAACTTCAGTCCTCACGTAGTCCCGCCACCTTTAGACTGGCCGGAATGGATTCGTGTCACAG GTTACTGGTTTCTCGACGACGCTGACGTCAGTTCCACGAAATGGACACCTCCGAACGATCTCCTTGAATTCTTAGAATTGGCACGCACCCAAAACAAGAAAGTAGTTTACATTGGGTTTGGGAGCATAGTAGTGTCGGATCCTAGGTCAATGACTCGATGCATCATCGATTCAATTGTGCAGAGCGGCGTGTATGCTGTCTTGTCGAAAGGATGGTCAGATCGCCTCCATGTAAAGGCTTCGGACGCGTCCGAGCCTGAGGAACCTTTACCCAAGCAAATTTACTCCATCTCATCCATTCCTCATGATTGGTTATTTCAACGAATAGACGCTGCCTGTCATCACGGAGGTGCCGGAACCACAGGGGCAAGTCTTCGAG CCGGTATCCCGACGGTCATCAAGCCGTTTTTCGGTGATCAGTTTTTCTGGGCAGATCGCGTCGAAGCGCTCGGGGTGGGAACCGGTGTCAGGAAACTGACAGTTGAGAGCTTGACAGAGGCTCTTTTGACCGCTACTACCGACCTTAAGCAGATTGATCGTGCCAAACTGCTAGGTGAAGAGATTCGAGCG GAGAACGGTGTGGCCACTGCCATTGAATCTATCTACCGTGATTTGGAATACGCTAAATCGCTCATCAAGCATAATTCTGCCGATACAGATGATGAGACTAGCGATCTTGATGACGGAGACGGGACCATCCGAGATCAGGACCTGCCTCAAACCCGTTCAACTTGGTCAGGTCGTAGTTCGAGTGGCTCTGCACGAGGGGATGGTGCACCAAGCGAGGACTGGAGCGTGATATCTGATCAAGATGACCGAAGGTTATCATTTAGCTCTCGCCACAGTGAAGGGAAACAACCATCCACTGACCGTAGTAAACGCGCCAGCATAGCCGCTGCCATGCTTTCTGTATTACCAGACTCTTTCCCGGGCTCTCCACGCCGACGCACTGTCTCTACTGGCTCACGACAATAA
- a CDS encoding uncharacterized protein (BUSCO:EOG092605FC) codes for MRRHTPTLFPHPEQDSVDDEGAEWGVPMQTPRTTYPSSPMPSTSINGRHSKSRSKRPYGSASPLPPSLEHSSSVSRYPDVYSQFVQRYRSSAPGELDDPRNDPDSHYFHRGLGQLVDAGDSDEDDLSRVSLGAASDGLERISLMLESDASKKEKERLNWQIYFASVLGGDVLRSEKSRIADALESSADDPNNLSLSFWLGVRAKIHGRTVEEEKRILEERRIRVDSVIDDIMKFCVEDGVDPTVALNRVQGLLRRLDHVHSLYPNLKAFYLDKPSATEAAFQARCDTLNTWSTVLTSLRRQIEVLRRWTGSPTLDVTQPNTSAEVPINTHNRNGNQGQQEVADGSSFVERMLKEESLQRMFEKGSLVTSYAFVAAARDAQVNFAPLIEEMNLPNFEKELVPLISFPTKLAQACLHLRLAYVQKIKEPELLILDQMIDDMKISIGLACTLKRQYEAFLAPGPNGRWNLPQCISEDYDSSILGSMLTFFRLIHWKLKGGAKGIYFKETDVLEAQWATMNDVSLTVSGGSRLVAEQICSLTNRLMVRVINYFDTQVRVPISGDLRNNSSQQRVKEIDSKSAFEEHVQSTPTNFRTMTDEQKASWYGKIHDSVRLRYRKLQRFARVLTHRFSNSAEYSLEGHHLESFIECLVIADHFLVYTHHYEEEGIYIVASNSLYDYPDTIRRILTESFHVDELISNEGPQVDDLTGYSALEYEDSQYLLILSPRHHFLWRGRVMLLDLPRVELESKDDRVRLVADGPQHRLALAKQVFSYTFMTVDEQGNLIENTLGPLTCLADQQAHLPSVNRELRKIARATLRLAESIVDSVHHVRSSMRMTTGCQELMENWYLFASEHGQHAQKFMDRSSLLRFNRLLIKLAISWVSFICDDCAPNEQKTFKWAVNALEFAFQRTKRSILHLPDDQFQMLRHKVGICITLLMGHFDILGARSSLEAMREKERQEQQRLQGIELPIVLEDDDDKPDDGYSVPDSGGRNFWERICKSVKEVEGMRAEVGLEFRILGRVLDTERSEEDRSLVVLASSTSNINIRWQQGRFIGAGAFGSVYLAVNLDSGSLMAVKEIKSQELSGLPNLYSQIKDELSVMEMLHHPNVVEYYGIEVHRDKVYIFEEYCQGGSLAALLEHGRIEDERIVQVYTMQMLEGLAYLHSRGIVHRDVKPDNILLDHLGVIKFVDFGAAKILAKNQRTIAARSRRAPDAAGADGPGPGMNSLTGTPTYMSPEIIKNDKRGRHGAMDIWSMGCVVLEFATGKKPWSNLDNEWAIMFHIGVATQHPPLPEPGQLSNMGIDFIKQCLTIDANKRPTAVELMEHPWMVDFREALQSYEEQEIANNPPGDMAPEENFEHASVARQAAIMQEKEVEEITRRSPVEDNVSTPNDTFE; via the exons ATGCGTCGGCATACGCCAACACTGTTTCCACATCCCGAACAAGATAGTGTTGATGACGAAGGTGCAGAATGGGGAGTACCCATGCAGACTCCCAGAACTACCTACCCATCATCCCCGATGCCCTCGACCTCAATAAACGGTCGGCACAGTAAATCTCGTTCGAAACGTCCCTATGGCTCTGCCAGCCCTCTGCCGCCTTCCTTGGAGCATTCTTCCTCCGTTTCTCGATATCCCGATGTATACTCCCAGTTCGTGCAACGGTATAGATCCTCAGCACCAGGTGAACTAGACGACCCTCGAAACGACCCGGATAGTCATTACTTCCATCGCGGCTTGGGACAGTTAGTAGACGCTGGTGATAGTGACGAAGATGATCTCTCTCGTGTCTCCCTTGGTGCTGCCTCAGACGGGCTGGAACGCATCTCGCTCATGCTAGAGTCCGATGCGtccaagaaagaaaaagagcgGTTGAACTGGCAGATATATTTCGCCTCTGTTTTGGGTGGTGACGTGCTTCGGTCGGAGAAGTCGCGAATAGCGGACGCATTAGAATCATCAGCAGACGACCCCAATAACCTGAGTCTCAGTTTCTGGCTCGGTGTACGCGCAAAGATTCATGGTCGCACGGTCGAGGAGGAGAAACGGATATTAGAAGAGCGCAGAATACGTGTCGATTCTGTGATAGACGATATCATGAAGTTTTGCGTAGAAGATGGCGTGGACCCGACTGTAGCTTTGAACCGTGTCCAaggtcttcttcgtcgtctgGATCACGTACACTCTTTGTATCCCAACCTTAAAGCTTTTTATCTGGACAAACCTTCTGCCACGGAGGCGGCTTTCCAGGCCAGATGTGACACGCTCAACACATGGTCAACAGTGTTGACTTCACTTCGACGGCAAATTGAAGTTCTAAGACGTTGGACAGGGAGCCCTACTCTCGATGTTACCCAACCCAATACGTCTGCAGAGGTCCCTATCAACACACACAATCGGAACGGTAATCAGGGTCAGCAGGAGGTAGCAGACGGGTCGAGCTTCGTTGAAAGGATGCTCAAGGAGGAGTCCTTGCAGCGCATGTTTGAAAAAGGCTCCTTGGTTACTTCTTACGCGTTTGTTGCGGCGGCAAGGGATGCCCAGGTCAACTTTGCCCCCCTTATAGAAGAAATGAATCTTCcaaattttgagaaggaactCGTCCCACTCATCTCCTTCCCCACAAAACTTGCTCAGGCATGCTTGCACCTCCGTTTGGCATATGTCCAGAAAATTAAGGAACCAGAATTGCTGATTCTCGACCAGATGATAGATGACATGAAAATCAGTATCGGACTTGCATGCACGCTCAAACGACAGTATGAAGCTTTCCTCGCGCCTGGGCCCAACGGAAGGTGGAACCTCCCCCAATGTATCAGCGAAGACTACGACTCCAGTATATTGGGCTCTATGTTGACGTTTTTCCGCCTCATTCATTGGAAGTTGAAGGGAGGCGCCAAGGGAATATACTTCAAGGAAACCGATGTCCTGGAAGCACAATGGGCAACAATGAACGATGTCAGTCTGACGGTGTCTGGTGGGTCGCGCCTGGTTGCGGAGCAGATATG CTCCCTCACGAATCGTTTGATGGTTCGTGTCATCAACTATTTCGATACACAAGTTCGAGTCCCAATATCTGGAGATTTGCGCAATAATAGCTCCCAGCAGCGCGTGAAAGAGATAGATTCGAAGTCCGCGTTTGAGGAGCACGTTCAATCAACGCCCACGAACTTTAGGACCATGACTGATGAACAGAAAGCCAGCTggtacggaaagatacatgACAGTGTTCGACTACGATACCGGAAGTTACAGCGCTTTGCAAG GGTCCTTACCCATCGTTTCAGCAATTCCGCCGAATACAGCTTAGAGGGCCATCACCTCGAAAGTTTTATCGAATGCCTGGTCATTGCGGATCACTTCCTTGTTTACACTCACCACTACGAAGAGGAGGGCATTTACATCGTCGCTTCGAACTCTCTCTATGACTACCCAGATACTATCAGGCGGATATTGACGGAATCATTTCATGTAGACGAACTTATCAGCAACGAAGGCCCTCAGGTGGATGACCTGACTGGTTACTCCGCTCTGGAATACGAGGATTCTCAATATCTGCTCATTCTTTCTCCTCGACACCATTTCCTGTGGCGAGGTCGAGTAATGCTTCTGGATCTACCTAGAGTCGAGTTGGAATCTAAAGACGACCGCGTGCGTCTCGTAGCAGATGGTCCACAACATCGCCTTGCATTGGCGAAGCAAGTATTTTCATACACCTTTATGACGGTCGACGAGCAGGGTAACTTGATAGAAAACACCCTTGGCCCTTTGACATGTCTCGCCGATCAACAAGCCCATCTCCCCTCAGTTAATCGTGAGCTCCGCAAAATTGCCCGAGCCACGTTGCGATTGGCAGAATCAATCGTGGATTCAGTGCATCATGTTCGGAGTTCGATGAGGATGACCACTGGTTGCCAGGAACTGATGGAGAACTGGTATCTGTTTGCTTCTGAGCATGGCCAACACGCTCAAAAATTTATGGATCGGTCTTCCTTGCTCCGCTTTAACCGGTTACTCATCAAGTTGGCCATATCATGGGTGTCATTTATCTGTGATGACTGTGCTCCTAATGAGCAAAAAACCTTCAAGTGGGCGGTGAATGCACTCGAATTCGCGTTCCAGCGAACCAAGCGCAGTATACTCCACCTTCCTGACGATCAATTCCAGATGTTAAGACACAAGGTTGGGATATGCATCACCCTTCTTATGGGTCATTTCGACATCTTAGGGGCCCGCTCTTCTCTGGAAGCCatgagggagaaggaaagaCAAGAGCAGCAGCGCCTTCAAGGAATAGAGCTTCCTATTGTACTggaagatgatgacgatAAGCCTGACGACGGATATTCAGTACCGGATAGTGGAGGACGAAACTTCTGGGAGCGAATATGCAAGTCGGTTAAGGAAGTAGAGGGCATGCGAGCTGAGGTTGGGCTAGAATTCCGCATCCTTGGTCGTGTTCTTGACACGGAGAGGTCAGAGGAAGACCGTTCGCTCGTGGTGTTGGCTTCTTCGACATCCAACATCAATATTCGCTGGCAGCAAGGAAGGTTCATCGGCGCAGGAGCATTCGGATCCGTTTATCTGGCCGTGAATCTCGATTCTGGGTCACTCATGGCTGTGAAGGAGATTAAATCTCAGGAATTGTCCGGTCTACCTAATCTCTATTCCCAAATCAAGGATGAACTTAGCGTCATGGAAATGCTTCATCACCCAAATGTCGTAGAATATTATGGCATAGAGGTCCACCGCGACAAGGTGTATATCTTTGAAGAGTATTGCCAAGGTGGAAGTCTTGCGGCTCTGTTGGAACATGGTCGTATCGAAGACGAGAGGATCGTCCAGGTCTACACTATGCAAATGTTGGAAGGATTAGCCTATTTACACTCCCGTGGCATAGTGCATCGTGACGTGAAGCCGGACA ATATCCTTTTGGATCACCTGGGCGTCATCAAGTTCGTCGATTTCGGAGCTGCGAAAATTCTCGCAAAGAATCAGCGCACAATTGCGGCTCGATCTCGTCGCGCTCCTGATGCTGCTGGTGCAGATGGACCTGGACCGGGCATGAATAGTCTGACCGGTACACCCACGTACATGTCTCCTGAAATCATTAAGAATGATAAGAGAGGGAGGCACGGCGCTATGGACATTTGGTCGATGGGATGCGTCGTCCTTGAATTCGCAACTGGCAAGAAACCATGGAGCAACTTGGATAATGAATG GGCTATCATGTTCCATATTGGTGTTGCTACTCAGCATCCTCCGCTTCCTGAACCTGGACAACTGAGCAACATGGGCATTGACTTTATCAAACAGTGCCTAACAATCGACGCTAATAAACGACCCACTGCTGTTGAACTCATGGAGCACCCGTGGATGGTAGACTTCCGAGAAGCACTACAGAGTTACGAGGAGCAAGAGATTGCCAATAACCCTCCGGGCGATATGGCACCAGAAGAAAATTTCGAACATGCCTCTGTTGCTCGTCAAGCAGCTATCATGCAGGAGAAGGAGGTCGAGGAAATCACACGCAGGTCTCCGGTAGAAGACAACGTTTCAACTCCTAATGATACATTCGAATGA